Proteins encoded in a region of the Aliivibrio fischeri ATCC 7744 = JCM 18803 = DSM 507 genome:
- the torE gene encoding trimethylamine N-oxide reductase system protein TorE, protein MSNVVKQSDENKRSSEWKAFFFITVVLFPILSVGVVGAYGFSVWFMQMLFFGMPGHGG, encoded by the coding sequence ATGAGCAATGTAGTAAAGCAAAGCGATGAAAATAAACGCTCTTCTGAATGGAAAGCATTTTTCTTCATCACAGTTGTTCTTTTCCCAATTTTAAGTGTGGGTGTGGTTGGTGCTTACGGTTTCTCTGTATGGTTCATGCAGATGCTGTTTTTTGGAATGCCAGGTCACGGCGGTTAA
- a CDS encoding DUF1289 domain-containing protein, which produces MKSPCRAACKNEGGICIGCKRTMKEVLEWRDLGDEGRDKIMGILDGEIQTHLCPECGESAQCDIKMGKETCWCFELEPRSVNLTSDTSTCLCRHCLVKKPVS; this is translated from the coding sequence ATGAAAAGCCCTTGTCGTGCAGCGTGTAAAAATGAAGGTGGTATTTGCATTGGATGTAAGCGCACTATGAAAGAAGTTCTGGAATGGCGAGATTTAGGTGATGAGGGGAGGGACAAGATTATGGGGATTCTTGATGGTGAAATACAGACACATTTATGCCCCGAGTGTGGTGAGTCAGCGCAATGTGATATTAAAATGGGAAAAGAAACATGCTGGTGTTTTGAGCTAGAACCTCGCAGTGTAAATCTTACATCTGATACATCAACATGCCTTTGTCGACATTGCTTAGTAAAAAAGCCTGTATCCTGA
- a CDS encoding DUF2058 domain-containing protein yields the protein MALSLQEQMLKAGLVNQKKAAKAKKASKKSRVQNREAKAAVEANKLAQAERDKELSLQQKQEKEQKELAAQIKQLISVNKIDRTHGDIGYNFTDGTLVKKIYVDKAMQDQLVAGRLAIVNYNDDYEVVPAGVADKITLRDESIVVLNNVISEEEKDEDDPYAEFVIPDDLMW from the coding sequence ATGGCACTGAGCTTACAAGAGCAAATGCTAAAAGCTGGGTTAGTGAACCAAAAGAAAGCAGCAAAAGCAAAAAAAGCATCTAAGAAATCAAGAGTTCAAAACCGTGAAGCAAAAGCCGCGGTTGAAGCAAATAAACTTGCTCAAGCAGAAAGAGACAAAGAGTTAAGCCTGCAACAGAAACAAGAAAAAGAGCAAAAAGAATTAGCCGCTCAAATTAAGCAACTAATTAGCGTAAACAAAATTGATCGTACACATGGTGATATCGGTTATAACTTTACTGATGGTACGTTAGTGAAGAAAATTTATGTTGATAAAGCAATGCAAGATCAACTAGTTGCAGGTCGCCTTGCTATCGTGAACTATAATGATGATTACGAAGTCGTTCCCGCTGGTGTTGCTGACAAAATCACACTTCGTGATGAGTCTATCGTAGTATTAAATAACGTTATTTCTGAAGAAGAAAAAGACGAAGATGACCCATACGCAGAGTTTGTTATTCCTGATGATTTAATGTGGTAA
- a CDS encoding DUF2986 domain-containing protein, with translation MSRKKKVKDAILKKHRKNQTKQSRANKPKYISKADREKMELEAEQTTESLTDTTASED, from the coding sequence ATGAGTCGTAAAAAGAAAGTTAAAGACGCGATTTTAAAAAAGCACCGTAAAAATCAAACCAAACAAAGTCGCGCAAACAAACCTAAATATATCTCGAAAGCAGATAGAGAGAAAATGGAACTTGAAGCAGAACAAACGACTGAAAGTTTGACAGACACAACAGCTTCTGAAGACTAA
- the yjjG gene encoding pyrimidine 5'-nucleotidase produces the protein MKYQWILFDADETLFHFDAFAGLQRMFAGYGVEFGKEEFIEYQLVNKPLWVDYQNNEITAQQLQETRFEYWANKVGVTPKAMNSAFMMAMAEICEPLDGARDLLDTLLANNVKMGIITNGFTELQKIRLERTEFSHYFELIVISEQVGVAKPDKRIFEHSFSMMGEVDLERVLMVGDNPDSDVLGGMNAGIDTCWLNVHSKSCPEGVQPTYDVTSLANLKTILMSSSS, from the coding sequence ATGAAGTACCAATGGATCTTATTTGATGCTGATGAAACTTTGTTTCACTTTGACGCTTTTGCTGGCTTGCAACGCATGTTTGCAGGTTATGGTGTTGAATTTGGTAAAGAAGAGTTTATTGAATACCAGCTAGTGAATAAGCCACTGTGGGTAGATTATCAAAATAATGAAATTACCGCGCAGCAATTACAAGAGACTCGTTTTGAGTATTGGGCTAATAAAGTCGGTGTTACGCCAAAAGCAATGAATAGTGCGTTTATGATGGCGATGGCTGAAATATGTGAACCGTTAGATGGCGCGCGTGATTTATTGGATACGTTATTAGCAAATAATGTAAAAATGGGGATCATTACTAATGGATTTACAGAGTTACAAAAAATTCGTTTAGAGAGAACCGAATTTAGTCATTATTTTGAACTCATTGTTATTTCTGAACAAGTAGGCGTAGCAAAACCGGACAAACGTATTTTTGAACATAGCTTTTCAATGATGGGTGAGGTTGATTTAGAGCGTGTATTGATGGTTGGGGATAATCCAGACTCTGATGTATTAGGTGGAATGAATGCTGGCATCGATACATGTTGGCTTAATGTTCATAGTAAGTCATGTCCTGAAGGCGTACAGCCAACTTATGATGTCACTTCATTAGCTAATTTAAAGACAATATTAATGTCATCATCATCGTGA